One segment of Alnus glutinosa chromosome 2, dhAlnGlut1.1, whole genome shotgun sequence DNA contains the following:
- the LOC133859375 gene encoding oleosin 5-like has translation MADRPHQLQVHPQRGQFEGGVKNQRGGGPSATKVIAVLAALPVGGALLALAGLTFIGSLIGLAVTIPLFLIFSPVLVPAAIAVGLAITGFLSSGALGLTGLSSLSWVLNYLRRASQSLPHEMDQAKRRMQDMAAFVGQKTKEVGQEIQSKAQEGRRT, from the coding sequence ATGGCTGACCGTCCGCACCAGCTCCAAGTCCACCCACAACGCGGGCAGTTTGAGGGTGGTGTCAAGAACCAAAGGGGGGGTGGTCCATCAGCGACCAAAGTGATTGCAGTCCTTGCCGCCCTCCCTGTAGGTGGCGCGCTACTTGCACTTGCTGGTTTGACGTTCATTGGCAGTCTCATTGGGCTTGCTGTAACCATCCCACTTTTTCTCATCTTCAGCCCGGTTCTTGTCCCGGCTGCTATCGCTGTCGGCCTTGCGATCACCGGCTTTCTGAGCTCCGGGGCTTTAGGTTTGACGGGGCTGTCATCGCTCTCTTGGGTCCTCAATTACCTCCGTCGGGCCAGCCAGTCCCTGCCGCACGAGATGGACCAGGCAAAAAGGCGCATGCAGGACATGGCAGCTTTTGTGGGGCAGAAGACCAAGGAGGTTGGCCAAGAGATCCAGAGCAAGGCCCAAGAGGGAAGGAGAACATGA
- the LOC133860921 gene encoding protein ANTHESIS POMOTING FACTOR 1 isoform X2, with translation MSLTELDDDMVRSMSIGAVFSDFGGKINSLDFHRKEDLLVTASEDDSVRFYDIANAKLLKTTYHKKHGADRICFTHHPSSVICSSRYNLESSGESLWYLSMYDNRCLRYFKGHKDRVISLCMSPINDSFMSGSLDHSVRIWDLRVNACQGILRLRGRPTVAYDQQGLVFAVAMEGGAIKLFDSRSYDKGPFDTFLVGGDMAEVCDIKFSNDGKSMLLTTTNNNIYVLDAYGGEKRCGFSLEPSQTTNIEATFTPDGQYVVSGAGDGTLHAWSINMRNEVACWNSHIGVASCLKWAPRRAMFVAASTVLTFWIPDNSKSNAEPGSMETEAASQSEHISQ, from the exons ATGTCGCTTACGGAGCTCGACGACGATATGGTGCGCAGCATGTCAATTGGAGCAGTTTTCTCGGACTTC GGTGGGAAGATAAATTCGCTTGATTTCCATCGGAAGGAAGATTTACTGGTTACAGCCAGTGAGGATGATTCGGTTCGATTCTATGACATTGCAAATGCTAA GTTGTTGAAGACAACATATCACAAGAAGCACGGTGCTGATCGTATATGCTTTACGCACCACCCTAGCTCTGTTATATGCTCTTCAAGATACAATTTGGAGTCCAGTGGAG AATCCCTGTGGTATCTGTCAATGTATGATAATCGGTGCCTTCGATACTTCAAAGGGCATAAAGACAG AGTCATTTCCCTCTGCATGTCTCCAATTAATGATAGCTTCATGTCTGGTTCTCTCGATCATAGTGTCAGAATATGGGATCTTCGCGTAAATGCCTGCCAG GGAATTCTACGCTTACGTGGTAGACCTACAGTTGCGTATGACCAACAAGGCCTTGTCTTTGCTGTGGCAATGGAAGGGGGTGCTATTAAATTGTTCGATTCACGTTCCTATGACAAG GGTCCCTTTGACACCTTTTTAGTTGGTGGAGATATGGCTGAGGTGTGCGATATCAAATTTAGCAATGATGGAAAATCAATGCTATTGACGACCACAAATAACAACATTTATGTTCTTGATGCATATGGAGGAGAGAAG CGCTGTGGGTTCAGTTTGGAACCATCTCAAACAACAAATATAGAGGCAACTTTTACCCCAGACGGCCAATACGTGGTCTCAG GTGCAGGAGATGGAACCTTACATGCCTGGAGCATCAACATGCGAAATGAG GTGGCATGCTGGAACAGCCACATTGGTGTTGCATCGTGCTTAAAGTGGGCTCCTCGTAGGGCCATGTTCGTTGCTGCATCAACTGTTCTCACGTTTTGGATACCCGACAATTCAAAGTCTAATGCTGAACCTGGTTCCATGGAAACTGAAGCTGCAAGTCAATCCGAACATATTTCTCAATGA
- the LOC133860921 gene encoding protein ANTHESIS POMOTING FACTOR 1 isoform X1 — translation MRSGTMSLTELDDDMVRSMSIGAVFSDFGGKINSLDFHRKEDLLVTASEDDSVRFYDIANAKLLKTTYHKKHGADRICFTHHPSSVICSSRYNLESSGESLWYLSMYDNRCLRYFKGHKDRVISLCMSPINDSFMSGSLDHSVRIWDLRVNACQGILRLRGRPTVAYDQQGLVFAVAMEGGAIKLFDSRSYDKGPFDTFLVGGDMAEVCDIKFSNDGKSMLLTTTNNNIYVLDAYGGEKRCGFSLEPSQTTNIEATFTPDGQYVVSGAGDGTLHAWSINMRNEVACWNSHIGVASCLKWAPRRAMFVAASTVLTFWIPDNSKSNAEPGSMETEAASQSEHISQ, via the exons AT GAGGTCCGGGACGATGTCGCTTACGGAGCTCGACGACGATATGGTGCGCAGCATGTCAATTGGAGCAGTTTTCTCGGACTTC GGTGGGAAGATAAATTCGCTTGATTTCCATCGGAAGGAAGATTTACTGGTTACAGCCAGTGAGGATGATTCGGTTCGATTCTATGACATTGCAAATGCTAA GTTGTTGAAGACAACATATCACAAGAAGCACGGTGCTGATCGTATATGCTTTACGCACCACCCTAGCTCTGTTATATGCTCTTCAAGATACAATTTGGAGTCCAGTGGAG AATCCCTGTGGTATCTGTCAATGTATGATAATCGGTGCCTTCGATACTTCAAAGGGCATAAAGACAG AGTCATTTCCCTCTGCATGTCTCCAATTAATGATAGCTTCATGTCTGGTTCTCTCGATCATAGTGTCAGAATATGGGATCTTCGCGTAAATGCCTGCCAG GGAATTCTACGCTTACGTGGTAGACCTACAGTTGCGTATGACCAACAAGGCCTTGTCTTTGCTGTGGCAATGGAAGGGGGTGCTATTAAATTGTTCGATTCACGTTCCTATGACAAG GGTCCCTTTGACACCTTTTTAGTTGGTGGAGATATGGCTGAGGTGTGCGATATCAAATTTAGCAATGATGGAAAATCAATGCTATTGACGACCACAAATAACAACATTTATGTTCTTGATGCATATGGAGGAGAGAAG CGCTGTGGGTTCAGTTTGGAACCATCTCAAACAACAAATATAGAGGCAACTTTTACCCCAGACGGCCAATACGTGGTCTCAG GTGCAGGAGATGGAACCTTACATGCCTGGAGCATCAACATGCGAAATGAG GTGGCATGCTGGAACAGCCACATTGGTGTTGCATCGTGCTTAAAGTGGGCTCCTCGTAGGGCCATGTTCGTTGCTGCATCAACTGTTCTCACGTTTTGGATACCCGACAATTCAAAGTCTAATGCTGAACCTGGTTCCATGGAAACTGAAGCTGCAAGTCAATCCGAACATATTTCTCAATGA
- the LOC133859888 gene encoding mitogen-activated protein kinase kinase 3 isoform X1 produces the protein MNTVAKSSMAGLEELRKKLVPLFDAEKGFSSGSTLDPCDDSYTLSDGGTVNLLSRSYGVYNINELGLQKCTSWPLVGEEDRSERTYRCASHEMRIFGAIGSGASSVVQRAIHIPSHRILALKKINIFEKEKRQQLLTEIRTLCEAPCYQGLVEFHGAFYTPDSGQISIALEYMDGGSLADILRLQKRIPEPVLSSMFQKLLHGLSYLHGVRHLVHRDIKPANLLVNLKGEPKITDFGISAGLENSMAMCATFVGTVTYMSPERIRNESYSYPADIWSLGLALFECGTGEFPYSANEGPVNLMLQILDDPSPSPSKCNFSLEFCSFIDACLQKDADARPTAEQLLSHPFITKYERAGVDLEEFVQSVFDPTQRMKDLADMLAIHYYLLFHGPDEHWQHIRTLYKEGSTFSFSGKHSVGPNDIFTTLSNIRTTLAGDWPPEKLVHVVEKLQCRAHGQDGVAIRVSGSFIIGNQFLICGDGIQVEGLPNFKDLSIDLSSKRMGTFHEQFIMEPSNLIGCYLIAKQELYIIQ, from the exons ATGAATACAGTAGCGAAATCGTCCATGGCTGGATTGGAGGAGCTAAGAAAAAAGCTTGTTCCTTTGTTTGATGCCGAGAAGGGCTTCTCGTCCGGGTCCACTTTGGACCCTTGTGATGATTCTTACACG cTATCGGACGGTGGGACTGTGAATTTGTTGAGTAGATCGTACGGAGTGTACAATATCAACGAGCTAGGGTTGCAAAAGTGCACGTCTTGGCCGTTGGTGGGTGAGGAGGACCGGAGCGAGAGGACGTACCGGTGTGCCTCACATGAGATGAGGATATTTGGGGCAATAGGGAGTGGAGCGAGCAGTGTTGTGCAGAGAGCTATACATATTCCCAGTCATAGGATTTTAGCCTTGAAGAAGATCAACATCTTTGAGAAG GAGAAAAGGCAACAGCTTCTTACTGAGATACGGACATTGTGTGAAGCACCTTGTTATCAGGGTCTCGTAGAATTCCATGGGGCATTTTATACTCCAGACTCTGGGCAAATAAGCATAGCTTTGGAGTACATGGATGGAGGCTCACTGGCAGATATCTTAAGATTGCAGAAAAGAATACCCGAACCTGTCCTTTCATCTATGTTTCAAAAGCTCCTGCAT GGGTTAAGCTACTTGCATGGAGTTAGACATTTAGTTCACAGAGATATAAAGCCAGCAAATTTGCTTGTGAATCTGAAGGGAGAGccaaaaataacagattttgGTATAAGTGCTGGCTTAGAGAATTCAATGGCAATG TGTGCTACTTTTGTTGGAACTGTTACATACATGTCACCTGAGCGAATTCGAAATGAGAGTTATTCTTATCCGGCTGATATTTGGAGCCTTGGTCTTGCTCTCTTCGAATGTGGCACAGGGGAATTTCCATATTCGGCTAATGAAGGACCTGTCAATCTTATGTTACAG ATTTTGGATGacccatcaccatcaccatcaaaatgcaatttttcaCTGGAATTCTGCTCATTTATTGATGCCTGCTTGCAGAAGGATGCAGATGCTAGGCCAACAGCAGAGCAG CTACTTTCACATCCATTTATTACAAAGTATGAACGTGCCGGAGTAGATTTAGAAGAATTTGTCCAAAGCGTTTTTGATCCTACTCAAAGAATGAAGGACTTGGCAGAT ATGCTGGCGATACATTACTACCTACTTTTTCATGGACCTGATGAACACTGGCAACATATAAGGACCTTATATAAAGAAGGCTCAACTTTCAG TTTCTCTGGGAAACACTCTGTTGGTCCAAATGATATCTTTACAACTCTGTCAAATATCCGAACTACATTAGCTGGTGACTGGCCTCCTGAAAAACTTGTGCATGTTGTGGAAAAACTTCAGTGCCGTGCTCATGGTCAAGATGGAGTTGCCATTAGGGTATCAGGATCCTTCATTATTGGGAATCAATTCCTTATTTGTGGAGATGGCATACAAGTAGAGGGTCTGCCAAACTTTAAAGATCTTTCCATTGATTTATCTAGCAAGCGGATGGGAACATTCCATGAGCAGTTCATCATGGAACCGAGCAATCTCATTGGTTGTTACCTCATAGCTAAGCAGGAGCTGTATATTATTCAGTAG
- the LOC133859887 gene encoding LOB domain-containing protein 25 isoform X2 encodes MASSSYSNSPCAACKFLRRKCMPDCIFAPYFPPEEPQKFANVHKIFGASNVSKLLNEVLPHQREDAVNSLAYEAEARIKDPVYGCVGAISVLQRHVLRLQKELEATNADLMRYACNDMPTSTTSSQFGRRMGHEGGSFGQSSGLYYSSPWNNEPYDQDSQERGGEGNM; translated from the coding sequence ATGGCATCTTCCAGCTACTCCAATTCCCCCTGTGCTGCCTGTAAGTTTTTAAGGAGAAAATGCATGCCAGATTGCATTTTTGCGCCATATTTTCCACCTGAAGAGCCGCAAAAATTTGCCAATGTTCACAAGATATTTGGCGCAAGCAATGTTAGTAAGCTCCTCAACGAAGTCCTTCCCCATCAGAGAGAGGATGCAGTCAACTCTCTGGCCTATGAAGCGGAGGCGCGGATAAAAGATCCAGTCTATGGGTGTGTTGGAGCCATCTCAGTCCTCCAAAGGCATGTCCTTCGGCTCCAGAAGGAATTGGAGGCCACAAATGCAGACTTGATGCGCTATGCTTGCAATGATATGCCTACATCAACAACGTCGTCCCAGTTTGGAAGAAGGATGGGTCATGAAGGAGGTTCTTTTGGTCAAAGTTCTGGTTTGTATTATTCTTCTCCATGGAATAATGAGCCTTATGACCAGGATAGCCAAGAGAGAGGAGGGGAAGGCAATATGTAA
- the LOC133859887 gene encoding LOB domain-containing protein 25 isoform X1, whose amino-acid sequence MLTCGRYMASSSYSNSPCAACKFLRRKCMPDCIFAPYFPPEEPQKFANVHKIFGASNVSKLLNEVLPHQREDAVNSLAYEAEARIKDPVYGCVGAISVLQRHVLRLQKELEATNADLMRYACNDMPTSTTSSQFGRRMGHEGGSFGQSSGLYYSSPWNNEPYDQDSQERGGEGNM is encoded by the exons atGCTAACATGTGGCCG ATATATGGCATCTTCCAGCTACTCCAATTCCCCCTGTGCTGCCTGTAAGTTTTTAAGGAGAAAATGCATGCCAGATTGCATTTTTGCGCCATATTTTCCACCTGAAGAGCCGCAAAAATTTGCCAATGTTCACAAGATATTTGGCGCAAGCAATGTTAGTAAGCTCCTCAACGAAGTCCTTCCCCATCAGAGAGAGGATGCAGTCAACTCTCTGGCCTATGAAGCGGAGGCGCGGATAAAAGATCCAGTCTATGGGTGTGTTGGAGCCATCTCAGTCCTCCAAAGGCATGTCCTTCGGCTCCAGAAGGAATTGGAGGCCACAAATGCAGACTTGATGCGCTATGCTTGCAATGATATGCCTACATCAACAACGTCGTCCCAGTTTGGAAGAAGGATGGGTCATGAAGGAGGTTCTTTTGGTCAAAGTTCTGGTTTGTATTATTCTTCTCCATGGAATAATGAGCCTTATGACCAGGATAGCCAAGAGAGAGGAGGGGAAGGCAATATGTAA
- the LOC133859888 gene encoding mitogen-activated protein kinase kinase 3 isoform X2 yields the protein MAGLEELRKKLVPLFDAEKGFSSGSTLDPCDDSYTLSDGGTVNLLSRSYGVYNINELGLQKCTSWPLVGEEDRSERTYRCASHEMRIFGAIGSGASSVVQRAIHIPSHRILALKKINIFEKEKRQQLLTEIRTLCEAPCYQGLVEFHGAFYTPDSGQISIALEYMDGGSLADILRLQKRIPEPVLSSMFQKLLHGLSYLHGVRHLVHRDIKPANLLVNLKGEPKITDFGISAGLENSMAMCATFVGTVTYMSPERIRNESYSYPADIWSLGLALFECGTGEFPYSANEGPVNLMLQILDDPSPSPSKCNFSLEFCSFIDACLQKDADARPTAEQLLSHPFITKYERAGVDLEEFVQSVFDPTQRMKDLADMLAIHYYLLFHGPDEHWQHIRTLYKEGSTFSFSGKHSVGPNDIFTTLSNIRTTLAGDWPPEKLVHVVEKLQCRAHGQDGVAIRVSGSFIIGNQFLICGDGIQVEGLPNFKDLSIDLSSKRMGTFHEQFIMEPSNLIGCYLIAKQELYIIQ from the exons ATGGCTGGATTGGAGGAGCTAAGAAAAAAGCTTGTTCCTTTGTTTGATGCCGAGAAGGGCTTCTCGTCCGGGTCCACTTTGGACCCTTGTGATGATTCTTACACG cTATCGGACGGTGGGACTGTGAATTTGTTGAGTAGATCGTACGGAGTGTACAATATCAACGAGCTAGGGTTGCAAAAGTGCACGTCTTGGCCGTTGGTGGGTGAGGAGGACCGGAGCGAGAGGACGTACCGGTGTGCCTCACATGAGATGAGGATATTTGGGGCAATAGGGAGTGGAGCGAGCAGTGTTGTGCAGAGAGCTATACATATTCCCAGTCATAGGATTTTAGCCTTGAAGAAGATCAACATCTTTGAGAAG GAGAAAAGGCAACAGCTTCTTACTGAGATACGGACATTGTGTGAAGCACCTTGTTATCAGGGTCTCGTAGAATTCCATGGGGCATTTTATACTCCAGACTCTGGGCAAATAAGCATAGCTTTGGAGTACATGGATGGAGGCTCACTGGCAGATATCTTAAGATTGCAGAAAAGAATACCCGAACCTGTCCTTTCATCTATGTTTCAAAAGCTCCTGCAT GGGTTAAGCTACTTGCATGGAGTTAGACATTTAGTTCACAGAGATATAAAGCCAGCAAATTTGCTTGTGAATCTGAAGGGAGAGccaaaaataacagattttgGTATAAGTGCTGGCTTAGAGAATTCAATGGCAATG TGTGCTACTTTTGTTGGAACTGTTACATACATGTCACCTGAGCGAATTCGAAATGAGAGTTATTCTTATCCGGCTGATATTTGGAGCCTTGGTCTTGCTCTCTTCGAATGTGGCACAGGGGAATTTCCATATTCGGCTAATGAAGGACCTGTCAATCTTATGTTACAG ATTTTGGATGacccatcaccatcaccatcaaaatgcaatttttcaCTGGAATTCTGCTCATTTATTGATGCCTGCTTGCAGAAGGATGCAGATGCTAGGCCAACAGCAGAGCAG CTACTTTCACATCCATTTATTACAAAGTATGAACGTGCCGGAGTAGATTTAGAAGAATTTGTCCAAAGCGTTTTTGATCCTACTCAAAGAATGAAGGACTTGGCAGAT ATGCTGGCGATACATTACTACCTACTTTTTCATGGACCTGATGAACACTGGCAACATATAAGGACCTTATATAAAGAAGGCTCAACTTTCAG TTTCTCTGGGAAACACTCTGTTGGTCCAAATGATATCTTTACAACTCTGTCAAATATCCGAACTACATTAGCTGGTGACTGGCCTCCTGAAAAACTTGTGCATGTTGTGGAAAAACTTCAGTGCCGTGCTCATGGTCAAGATGGAGTTGCCATTAGGGTATCAGGATCCTTCATTATTGGGAATCAATTCCTTATTTGTGGAGATGGCATACAAGTAGAGGGTCTGCCAAACTTTAAAGATCTTTCCATTGATTTATCTAGCAAGCGGATGGGAACATTCCATGAGCAGTTCATCATGGAACCGAGCAATCTCATTGGTTGTTACCTCATAGCTAAGCAGGAGCTGTATATTATTCAGTAG